AGGAGGGGAGAGTGTTTGGTAGGAGGAGACCGTGTTAGGTAGGAGGAGTCAGTGTTTGGTAGGAGGGGAGAGTGTTAGTTACAGTGTTAGGTAGGAGGAGTCAGTGTTAGGTAGGAGGAGTCAGTGTTAGGTAGGAGGAGACAGTGTTTGGTAGGAGGAGTCAGTGTTTGGTAGGAGGAGACAGTGTTTGGTAGGAGGAGACAGTGTTAGGTAGGAGGAGTCAGTGTTTGGTAGGAGGGGAGAGTGTTAGGTAGGAGAACATCTGTCTCTGATATCTAAAGTCAACTGTTGTTCACGGAGTAACACCAAATTAGCTTGTCTGTATGCTAAATGTTAAGCCTGTGTTTGTTTACAGTGTAGAGTGAGGAGCCTCAACGCAGGGAAGGCGTGGTCCCGGGGGGTAGGAGCGATGAGTTCACTGCGTGTCCCTGTCCTACTGGCGATGCTGGTCCTCCTGCTGACCGCTGGTTTCTGCAAACAGAGCTCTGTGCACGTGACCCCGGGGGCGAGCACAGGGGCGCGCACGGACGGACGTAACCTCCTGGAGCTCATAATGGACAAGGTGCGTCTGACGCGGCAGCAGCAGGACGAGGTACACGTGCGCTACCCCGCCAAAAAACAGGAGTTCACCTTGGAGACCAAGGAGAGGAATGAAGTGAACAAGTCTCATCACGGAGAACACATCATAGGTCAGTCATTAACCACTAGTAACACATCTCACCATGGAGACAACATCATAGGTCAGTCATTAACCACTAGTAACACATCTCACCATGGAGACAACATCATAGGTCAGTCATTAACCACTAGTAACACATCTCACCATGGAGACAACATCATAGGTCAGTCATTAACCACTAGTAACACATCTCACCATGGAGACAACATCATAGGTCAGTCATTAACCACTAGTAACACATCTCACCATGGAGACAACATCATAGGTCAGTCATTAACCACTAGTAACACACCTCACCATGGAGACAACATCATAGGTCAGTCATTAACCACTAGTAACACATCTCACCATGGAGACAACATCATAGGTCAGTCATTAACCACTAGTAACACATCTCACCATGGAGACAACATCATAGGTCAGTCattaaccattagtaacacatcTCACCATGGAGACAACATCATAGGTCAGTCATTAACCACTAGTAACACATCTCACCATGGAGACAACATCATAGATCAGTCATTAACCACTAGTAACACATCTCACCATGGAGACAACATCATAGGTCAGTCATTAACCACTAGTAACACATCTCACCATGGAGACAACATCATAGGTCAGTCATTAACCACTAGTAACACATCTCACCATGGAGAC
This genomic stretch from Oncorhynchus keta strain PuntledgeMale-10-30-2019 chromosome 29, Oket_V2, whole genome shotgun sequence harbors:
- the LOC127913528 gene encoding ALK and LTK ligand 2b-like, translated to MSSLRVPVLLAMLVLLLTAGFCKQSSVHVTPGASTGARTDGRNLLELIMDKVRLTRQQQDEVHVRYPAKKQEFTLETKERNEVNKSHHGEHIIEVFPRDLRQKEKFLKHLTGPLYFNPKCRKHFYRLYHNTRDCTIPAYYKRCARLLTRLAGSQRCTER